The following coding sequences are from one Longimicrobiales bacterium window:
- a CDS encoding Glu/Leu/Phe/Val dehydrogenase dimerization domain-containing protein, which translates to MSQSKTAPKAEQITTNQFDAAANLLGLPASMRKRLCTPFREVTVQVPVLMDNGDVQIYLGHRVQHNGARGPTKGGVRYHPTVDLHEVRGLATLMTWKTALLDLPFGGAKGGVSVDARGLSKRELERLTRKFTERISIALGPYRDIPAPDMGTNAQTMAWMLDEYSQKKGYSPAVVTGKPVSLGGSLGREEATGRGVMITMREAARDLGFTWEGGTVAIQGFGNVGSHLAQSLVLEGVRVVAITDAEGGVHNENGLDIPALLAYAQQHRTVAGFKDADALTNEQLWKVPCDYMVPAALGSVITKEDNASDIQCRMVVEAANAPTTPIADKVLHERGIVVLPDFLANAGGVVVSYFEWTQNLQQMRWDIEQVYAGLEKKLVTAYRDVSTLARERGVPLRTAAYAISLQRVADAEELRGN; encoded by the coding sequence GTGAGTCAGTCGAAGACTGCACCCAAGGCGGAGCAGATCACGACGAACCAGTTCGATGCAGCCGCCAACCTGCTTGGACTGCCGGCGTCGATGCGCAAGCGACTGTGCACGCCGTTCCGCGAGGTCACAGTGCAGGTGCCGGTGCTGATGGACAACGGCGATGTTCAGATCTATCTGGGTCATCGCGTGCAGCACAACGGTGCACGCGGTCCGACGAAGGGCGGCGTCCGATACCATCCGACAGTCGACCTGCACGAGGTCCGGGGGCTCGCGACACTGATGACGTGGAAGACGGCGCTGCTTGACCTGCCGTTCGGCGGTGCAAAGGGGGGCGTGAGCGTCGATGCGCGCGGTCTGTCGAAGCGGGAACTGGAGCGGCTGACACGCAAGTTCACGGAGCGCATCTCGATCGCGCTCGGACCGTACCGCGACATCCCGGCACCTGACATGGGAACGAACGCGCAGACCATGGCGTGGATGCTGGACGAGTACAGCCAGAAGAAGGGGTACTCGCCCGCCGTCGTGACGGGCAAGCCCGTGAGTCTCGGCGGATCGCTCGGCCGGGAGGAGGCGACGGGGCGCGGCGTGATGATCACCATGCGCGAGGCCGCACGCGACCTGGGCTTCACCTGGGAGGGAGGGACCGTAGCCATCCAGGGGTTCGGCAACGTAGGCAGCCACCTGGCGCAGTCACTCGTGCTGGAGGGGGTCAGAGTCGTTGCGATAACTGACGCGGAGGGCGGCGTACACAATGAGAACGGCCTCGACATTCCCGCGCTGCTCGCGTATGCGCAGCAGCACCGCACTGTGGCCGGGTTCAAGGACGCGGACGCGCTGACGAACGAGCAGCTCTGGAAGGTGCCGTGCGATTACATGGTACCGGCTGCACTCGGCAGCGTCATCACGAAAGAGGACAATGCGTCCGACATCCAGTGCAGGATGGTTGTGGAAGCGGCCAATGCGCCGACCACGCCCATCGCCGACAAGGTCCTGCACGAGCGCGGTATCGTCGTGCTCCCCGATTTTCTCGCGAATGCGGGCGGTGTCGTCGTATCGTACTTCGAGTGGACGCAGAACCTGCAGCAGATGCGGTGGGACATCGAGCAGGTATACGCAGGGCTGGAGAAGAAGCTGGTTACGGCATATCGCGATGTATCGACGCTGGCGCGGGAACGAGGCGTGCCTCTGCGCACCGCGGCCTATGCGATCTCGCTGCAACGCGTAGCCGACGCGGAGGAGCTGCGCGGGAACTGA
- a CDS encoding GMC family oxidoreductase, whose protein sequence is MIEREYDVVIIGSGAGGGTVAQGLIPLVRQGRRVLVLEQGPRLDDGEFTGREIDMAEALYEDGGGFLTADGTMTLAFGRAYGGSTVVYTGTSLIAPERVIRRWDVPGLDAADLERRSREFMQQNHVHYLPEDRLNDNNRLFRDGARAAGYDCEQFPLNLSGCAGSSLCNLGCPNAAKQGTHRVQLPAAERGGVEVVTRAEALRVEERAVIARVHEKPSGGKGEESSWAPGDYRIRAGMVVAAGGAVGSSALLLRSGFARRLPRLGEGFTCHPAFILVAEHAHAITNDVGHPKSFFVDRAEEEGYVLETCMYFPFTTAKNLTGFGAEHSAMMRAYPRLQMILVLACDRAVPGNRITVTSAGRPVVHYTFTHGVVRSMVAATRAAARIFFAAGAERVHAPVARPHIIARSQGMHIDELISERHFLPGTTTVSAAHLMGGCGMGRTTADSVTDGQGRVHGVPWLRVADSSLFPDALEINPYLTIMSLADRVADGVLADAGELACDPMSREGAQASP, encoded by the coding sequence ATGATCGAACGCGAATACGACGTCGTCATCATCGGCTCGGGCGCGGGCGGTGGCACGGTCGCGCAGGGTCTGATCCCGCTGGTGCGGCAGGGGCGGCGCGTGCTGGTGCTCGAACAGGGGCCGCGGCTGGACGACGGAGAGTTCACGGGTCGCGAGATCGACATGGCCGAGGCGCTCTACGAGGATGGCGGCGGCTTCCTTACTGCCGACGGAACCATGACGCTGGCGTTCGGCCGCGCGTACGGCGGCTCGACGGTCGTCTACACCGGTACGTCCCTGATCGCGCCGGAGCGTGTGATCCGCCGCTGGGACGTGCCCGGACTCGACGCAGCGGACCTCGAACGCCGATCGCGCGAGTTCATGCAGCAGAACCATGTGCATTACCTGCCGGAAGACCGCCTGAATGACAACAATCGCCTCTTCCGTGACGGCGCGCGCGCTGCGGGTTACGACTGCGAGCAGTTTCCGCTCAACCTGAGCGGCTGTGCGGGCTCGAGCCTGTGCAACCTCGGCTGCCCCAATGCCGCAAAGCAGGGCACTCATCGCGTGCAGCTGCCTGCGGCCGAGCGGGGCGGCGTTGAGGTGGTCACGCGCGCTGAGGCGCTGCGCGTGGAGGAGCGGGCGGTCATCGCACGCGTTCACGAGAAGCCGTCAGGCGGCAAGGGTGAGGAGAGCTCCTGGGCTCCGGGTGACTACCGCATCCGCGCGGGCATGGTCGTGGCCGCGGGAGGTGCGGTGGGGTCGAGCGCGCTGCTGCTCCGATCGGGATTCGCGCGACGGCTGCCGCGGCTGGGCGAAGGCTTCACGTGCCATCCCGCATTCATTCTGGTCGCCGAGCACGCGCATGCGATCACGAATGACGTAGGTCACCCGAAGAGCTTCTTCGTCGATCGTGCCGAGGAGGAAGGCTACGTACTGGAGACCTGCATGTACTTCCCGTTCACGACGGCGAAGAACCTCACCGGATTCGGTGCAGAGCACAGCGCCATGATGCGGGCCTACCCGCGCCTCCAGATGATCCTGGTCCTCGCCTGCGATCGCGCCGTTCCCGGAAACCGCATCACGGTGACGTCAGCCGGGCGACCGGTCGTGCACTATACGTTTACGCACGGTGTGGTCCGGTCCATGGTCGCCGCAACGCGCGCCGCAGCACGCATCTTCTTCGCGGCGGGCGCCGAACGCGTGCATGCACCCGTGGCGCGGCCGCACATCATCGCACGTTCGCAGGGCATGCACATCGATGAGCTCATCAGCGAACGCCACTTCCTGCCCGGCACCACGACGGTCTCGGCGGCGCACCTGATGGGAGGGTGCGGCATGGGGCGCACGACCGCGGACTCCGTTACCGACGGACAGGGGCGCGTGCATGGCGTGCCGTGGCTGCGCGTCGCGGACTCCAGCCTCTTCCCCGACGCACTCGAGATCAATCCCTACCTGACGATCATGTCGCTCGCCGATCGCGTCGCGGATGGCGTCCTCGCCGACGCGGGTGAGCTGGCGTGCGATCCGATGTCACGGGAAGGGGCGCAGGCCTCCCCGTAG